In Halobacteriovorax marinus SJ, the following proteins share a genomic window:
- a CDS encoding response regulator transcription factor, with protein MSDAINTNKSIWILEDDKGCQFVYEQTLDHRYSTRYFDRLDSFTEGLENTPTSELPQMIIADLMLGDGNFLNFLTNSKDSNILNIPFIIVSSIDDIDALRFCFKEGALDYLTKPFKKNELLVKIENVLSGPARPSMASSGHKKVKIDGIDIDNLTSKQKQLLSLFLDSRDRTVTRDDILEKVWGRTNVHPKTVDVHLYNLRRKLHTVGYMIRSEGGGRWALLSDRLDA; from the coding sequence ATGAGTGATGCAATTAATACAAATAAATCAATTTGGATTCTAGAGGACGATAAGGGCTGTCAATTTGTTTACGAGCAGACTCTTGATCACAGATATTCGACTAGATACTTTGATCGCTTAGACTCATTTACTGAAGGGCTTGAGAACACTCCTACATCTGAATTACCTCAGATGATTATTGCCGATTTAATGCTAGGGGATGGGAATTTCTTAAACTTTCTAACGAACTCTAAAGATTCTAATATTTTAAATATTCCTTTTATAATTGTTTCTTCAATTGATGATATTGATGCTCTTAGATTTTGCTTCAAAGAGGGAGCTCTCGATTATTTAACAAAGCCATTTAAAAAGAATGAGCTTCTAGTAAAAATTGAGAATGTGCTCTCTGGTCCAGCTAGACCGAGTATGGCCAGCTCTGGACATAAGAAAGTTAAAATCGATGGAATTGATATCGATAATCTGACATCTAAGCAGAAGCAATTACTTTCACTATTTCTAGATTCAAGAGATAGAACTGTGACTCGTGACGATATTTTAGAAAAAGTCTGGGGAAGAACTAATGTTCACCCTAAGACAGTCGATGTTCACCTCTACAATCTAAGAAGAAAGCTTCATACCGTAGGCTATATGATCCGCTCTGAGGGCGGTGGACGTTGGGCGTTATTGTCTGACCGACTAGATGCCTAG
- a CDS encoding outer membrane beta-barrel protein, which produces MTRITLFKILILLILSVNSSALTYIGVAGNYSKVNYEPMEEYNVKPMGAGLGYLLGFRSGFLGLEFSYIGTDATGDIIHDGASNTINHNQKSFVGNMNVYLNPRLYFKFGYGVYKVTHSIENDVAAHTREAIASTYGFKSESHGGLNYGLAFDFFKKNRGFNVYASIDRYQFDSEGTTTTVQLGIKYIFKLGFQSLIRR; this is translated from the coding sequence TTGACTCGTATAACTTTATTTAAAATTCTCATATTACTTATTCTTTCAGTGAATTCTTCTGCTCTCACGTATATTGGAGTTGCCGGAAATTATTCGAAGGTAAATTATGAACCAATGGAAGAGTATAACGTTAAGCCAATGGGGGCGGGGCTAGGGTACCTTCTTGGATTTAGAAGTGGTTTCTTAGGTCTTGAGTTTTCTTATATTGGAACTGATGCAACAGGTGATATCATTCACGACGGTGCTTCCAATACGATTAATCACAATCAAAAATCTTTTGTTGGAAATATGAATGTCTATTTAAATCCTAGACTTTACTTTAAGTTTGGTTATGGCGTTTATAAAGTAACTCATTCAATTGAAAATGACGTCGCAGCACACACGAGAGAGGCCATTGCTAGTACTTATGGTTTTAAGAGTGAGAGTCATGGAGGTTTGAATTACGGACTTGCTTTTGACTTCTTCAAAAAAAATAGAGGCTTTAATGTTTATGCCTCTATTGATCGCTATCAATTTGATAGTGAGGGAACGACAACGACTGTACAGCTTGGAATAAAATATATTTTTAAACTTGGCTTCCAGTCGTTGATTCGTAGGTAA
- the cmoA gene encoding carboxy-S-adenosyl-L-methionine synthase CmoA: protein MKKDKFFAKEMSSIQSFEFNHDVAEVFDDMVSRSVPFYDEIHRIILDLVDRKYNGGAIYDLGCSTATTISILDKHFKKRGIPSPDYIGIDNSSPMLVKAKEKIKKNKVENAEFICSDIADVAFRKSGMIIMNYTLQFIKPTSRPELLKKIYKSLDKGGMFILAEKIKCSGHTINDLLIELYYDFKRRNGYSELEISQKREALENVLIPITPEKQIELLKKAGFKKVEMIFRWYNFACYLGVK from the coding sequence ATGAAAAAAGATAAATTCTTCGCTAAGGAAATGAGCTCTATCCAGAGTTTTGAGTTTAATCACGACGTGGCCGAGGTCTTTGATGACATGGTCAGCAGATCTGTCCCATTCTATGACGAAATCCATAGAATTATTCTAGATCTGGTAGATAGAAAATATAATGGCGGGGCCATCTATGATCTAGGTTGCTCGACTGCCACAACAATCTCCATTCTAGATAAACACTTCAAAAAAAGAGGAATCCCCTCACCTGACTATATCGGAATTGATAATTCCTCACCTATGCTAGTTAAGGCGAAAGAAAAAATTAAAAAGAATAAAGTCGAAAACGCAGAATTTATTTGTAGCGATATTGCCGATGTAGCCTTTAGAAAGTCGGGCATGATTATTATGAACTACACGCTGCAATTTATTAAGCCTACATCACGACCAGAGCTTTTAAAGAAAATATATAAGTCGCTCGATAAAGGCGGAATGTTTATCTTGGCAGAGAAGATTAAGTGTTCTGGTCACACTATCAATGATCTTCTTATTGAACTTTATTATGACTTCAAAAGAAGAAATGGTTACTCTGAACTTGAAATTTCTCAAAAGAGAGAAGCCCTAGAAAATGTACTCATTCCAATTACTCCCGAGAAGCAAATTGAGCTTCTAAAGAAAGCGGGCTTTAAAAAAGTTGAAATGATTTTCAGATGGTATAACTTCGCTTGTTATCTAGGAGTAAAGTAA
- a CDS encoding NHL repeat-containing protein, producing MPKFTTQVLILITALSLFSCKPEPTPSTSSFYILPGDIVVSNITNDSVVVYSSDGVFKRVIYDLENNAEVPYGVGWKHDTLEVMVAVDGSDRVMGISAIDGSVRTIIQSASLSGSIRGVTQLVDGSILVAESNGIEKFTTNGVRVTDGFPLNGGINNVENVFAKADGGFVVCARGGDVTRTYEADGTMENSTASGIGGTTDGYGCTELEDGTIASAWSGSTDTISFYDSGLTTLGYSYNDTSLLPSPRGVAQLANGNIVVADATYHHLVEIDAGSGDFVGILASSGLSTPNQIVVIPDYL from the coding sequence ATGCCCAAGTTCACCACTCAAGTTCTCATTTTAATCACGGCCCTGAGCTTATTCTCTTGTAAGCCTGAGCCTACGCCGTCGACTTCAAGCTTCTATATACTCCCTGGAGATATTGTTGTTTCAAATATTACTAATGATTCTGTTGTAGTCTACTCTAGCGATGGAGTGTTTAAGAGAGTCATTTACGATCTAGAAAATAATGCAGAAGTTCCATACGGTGTTGGATGGAAGCACGATACATTAGAGGTCATGGTTGCTGTAGATGGTTCTGACCGAGTAATGGGAATATCTGCCATTGATGGCAGTGTGAGAACAATTATTCAAAGTGCCTCTCTCTCAGGAAGTATTAGAGGTGTTACTCAATTAGTTGATGGAAGTATCTTGGTGGCAGAATCAAATGGTATCGAGAAATTTACAACTAATGGAGTTCGAGTGACTGATGGCTTCCCTCTTAATGGCGGGATAAATAACGTTGAAAATGTTTTTGCAAAAGCAGATGGTGGATTCGTTGTTTGTGCCAGAGGTGGCGATGTTACAAGAACCTATGAAGCGGATGGAACGATGGAAAACTCGACTGCGTCTGGTATAGGTGGGACGACTGATGGTTATGGTTGTACAGAGCTCGAAGATGGAACGATAGCTTCCGCTTGGTCAGGTTCTACCGATACGATTTCCTTCTATGATTCTGGACTAACAACTCTTGGCTATTCTTATAATGACACTTCTCTACTTCCATCACCTAGAGGGGTTGCCCAACTAGCTAATGGAAATATCGTCGTAGCAGATGCGACCTATCATCACCTTGTTGAAATAGATGCAGGCTCGGGAGACTTTGTTGGAATCTTGGCCAGCTCAGGACTTTCCACTCCAAATCAAATAGTCGTTATCCCTGATTACTTATAA
- a CDS encoding ATP-binding protein, with protein sequence MSRLDLKNYVDAMLETSSVAAHDISGQVHVMQFCVEELEDQISEDGKKYLDRLQSSLDELTDIISFYRTYIKKDSPVEGAISARTFLENVLHAVQVNFWNEFKKINFKIDAEMQEWRLSAPYSEVGGVIFSVMAIYLEELKKGQIDGLDVELTLKKLDSQHCQFTLCSSKSVETRVFEGLDESSSPGAKVHRKNLGHKVILDSDLYTMEVISEDQNFRVELNMKVLDE encoded by the coding sequence ATGAGTAGATTAGATTTGAAAAACTATGTTGACGCTATGCTTGAAACATCAAGTGTTGCGGCTCACGATATCTCTGGACAGGTTCACGTTATGCAGTTTTGCGTAGAGGAGCTTGAGGATCAAATATCTGAAGATGGGAAGAAGTATTTGGATCGACTACAGTCGAGTCTCGATGAGCTAACAGATATTATTTCTTTTTATCGTACATATATTAAGAAAGATTCTCCTGTTGAGGGTGCAATTTCAGCACGAACATTTTTAGAGAACGTCCTTCATGCTGTTCAGGTCAATTTTTGGAATGAATTTAAAAAGATCAATTTTAAAATTGACGCTGAGATGCAAGAGTGGCGACTTAGTGCTCCATACTCTGAAGTAGGTGGTGTGATCTTCTCAGTAATGGCAATTTATCTTGAGGAACTCAAAAAGGGTCAAATAGACGGGTTAGACGTTGAACTAACACTAAAAAAACTTGACTCTCAACATTGTCAGTTTACACTATGTAGTAGTAAATCTGTAGAAACACGCGTATTTGAAGGGCTAGATGAAAGTTCATCGCCAGGCGCGAAAGTACATAGAAAGAACTTAGGACATAAAGTAATTCTTGATTCTGATCTCTATACAATGGAAGTCATTAGTGAAGATCAAAATTTTAGAGTTGAATTGAATATGAAGGTTTTAGATGAGTGA
- a CDS encoding succinylglutamate desuccinylase/aspartoacylase family protein → MKSNDNRDPEVLKIGTHSIKRGQRVNISIKVAALYDHTPLSIPLEIIRGKIPGPTLFISAAIHGDELNGVEIIRRILKRKEISHLSGTLILVPVVNIFGFNNKSRYLPDRRDLNRSFPGNSKGSLASRMAKIFMKEVVKKSTHGIDLHTGAIHRTNLPQIRACLDDEKTRELAQSFGVPVIIDSKLRDGSLREAARKNKVTTLLFEGGEALRFDEDVIKSGVKGCISVMEKIGLIPKHKAKKVKKVQEVYIANSSYWIRSPHSGTLSFNKSLGDRVKKGDILATVSDPFGREVIEITSIDNGILVGQSKLPLVNQGDALFHIATFKNSTKVKKALEEYKDSHT, encoded by the coding sequence ATGAAAAGTAATGACAATAGAGATCCTGAAGTTTTAAAAATTGGAACTCACTCTATTAAAAGAGGACAGAGAGTTAATATCTCTATTAAAGTTGCTGCTCTCTACGACCACACTCCTCTATCAATTCCATTAGAGATTATTAGAGGAAAAATTCCGGGGCCAACTCTCTTTATTAGTGCCGCCATTCATGGTGATGAACTCAATGGTGTTGAGATCATAAGACGTATTTTAAAGAGAAAAGAAATTTCTCATTTAAGCGGAACTCTCATTTTGGTTCCTGTTGTAAATATTTTTGGGTTTAATAATAAATCGAGATACCTTCCCGATAGAAGAGATCTCAATAGATCGTTCCCAGGAAATAGTAAAGGATCACTGGCCAGTAGAATGGCCAAGATCTTCATGAAAGAAGTTGTTAAGAAATCTACTCACGGTATTGATCTACATACCGGAGCCATACACCGTACAAATCTTCCGCAAATTCGAGCTTGCTTAGACGACGAGAAAACTCGTGAGCTTGCACAGAGCTTTGGCGTGCCAGTCATCATAGATTCTAAACTTAGAGACGGCTCACTCAGAGAAGCGGCCAGAAAGAATAAGGTGACAACACTGCTCTTTGAGGGTGGAGAGGCCTTAAGATTTGATGAAGATGTTATAAAGTCAGGGGTAAAGGGCTGCATATCGGTGATGGAAAAAATCGGCCTCATCCCCAAACATAAGGCCAAGAAAGTTAAGAAAGTTCAAGAAGTCTATATTGCGAACTCTAGCTACTGGATAAGATCACCCCACTCGGGAACATTGAGCTTTAATAAGTCTCTCGGAGATAGAGTAAAAAAGGGAGATATTCTGGCCACAGTTTCCGACCCCTTTGGAAGAGAAGTAATAGAAATAACCTCTATAGATAACGGGATCTTAGTTGGGCAAAGCAAGCTTCCTCTCGTCAATCAAGGAGACGCTCTCTTTCACATTGCCACCTTTAAGAATTCAACTAAGGTGAAGAAAGCTCTAGAAGAATACAAGGATTCTCATACATAA
- a CDS encoding DUF7844 domain-containing protein, with protein sequence MAKIVSTIMLIFFCANLWASEVAGSFISSAHSLLPSKMQFLETEVNFKRMNENELNSPCDEEGFIYGKYTEKSDAITLSEQLLDHLHPSEEIQFSCKHRNFYKTALSTLLHEYMHAYEATLDKSEKLSNNYEFLALGFWKLKKGNKNRNTYAQRSPNLYEYSSAKEFIAVNFEYFLLDPEYKCRRPNLYKAYEKSLKHSPFKDKQCDSLSDISMSDTQEIDLLNIDPKKIREIHYLFASKGEAMMSRWGHSMFKLVTCDESWTLEKCRKRGKFVVIGFLAQVADVSINAIKGIFGEYPSDMVITSLDAMKKQYNRAELRDLESIPLDLNQQEKQRFLNHLLRVYWEYSGKYYFFTNNCADEAFKLIQIAKNKEKIYEKNIITPVGIYKYIQENNLSKDYSFNSREENIRNSLLYPSFAKNLDKSFENLSSKYKKTFRQKIKRPNINRAERNFREQYRKIRSISEYSKLPTLKRREIIEEVIKKKDRKNFLDLFAIETQANYVTNNQLLSQMQELASKSKDEEAKEIFAKLVELKNTITFGTSSSESGYGIPQLGDIESVITPEVESATLELREVKEQLQEKYKTIFKNEFIQMEESNFNKTIIKKALRDVL encoded by the coding sequence ATGGCAAAAATTGTATCGACAATCATGCTCATTTTCTTTTGCGCCAATCTTTGGGCGAGTGAAGTTGCTGGAAGCTTTATTTCTAGCGCACACTCTTTATTGCCTTCAAAGATGCAATTCCTAGAGACTGAAGTAAACTTCAAAAGAATGAATGAGAATGAACTAAACTCTCCATGCGATGAAGAAGGGTTCATCTACGGAAAGTATACTGAGAAGAGTGATGCCATTACTCTAAGTGAGCAGTTGCTAGATCACCTCCACCCTTCAGAGGAAATTCAATTTTCTTGTAAGCATAGAAATTTTTATAAGACAGCTCTCTCAACACTACTCCACGAATATATGCACGCCTACGAAGCAACACTTGATAAGTCAGAGAAGCTTTCAAATAACTATGAATTTCTTGCTCTAGGATTTTGGAAATTAAAGAAGGGCAATAAAAATAGAAATACTTATGCTCAGAGATCTCCAAATCTCTACGAGTACTCTTCAGCTAAAGAATTCATCGCTGTAAACTTTGAGTACTTCCTACTTGATCCAGAATATAAGTGCCGAAGACCAAACCTCTACAAGGCCTATGAGAAAAGTTTAAAACACTCTCCATTTAAAGATAAGCAATGTGATTCTTTAAGCGATATTTCAATGTCTGATACACAAGAGATAGACCTATTAAATATTGACCCTAAGAAGATTAGAGAAATCCACTACCTCTTTGCCTCTAAAGGAGAGGCCATGATGAGTCGTTGGGGTCACAGCATGTTTAAACTAGTAACTTGTGATGAGAGCTGGACTCTAGAGAAGTGTAGAAAGAGAGGAAAGTTTGTAGTCATTGGTTTTCTTGCCCAAGTTGCAGACGTTTCTATAAATGCTATTAAAGGAATCTTCGGCGAGTATCCAAGTGATATGGTTATCACAAGCCTAGATGCGATGAAAAAGCAGTACAATAGGGCCGAGCTTCGAGACTTAGAGAGTATTCCTCTCGACCTGAATCAACAGGAGAAGCAGAGATTTCTAAACCATCTCTTAAGAGTTTACTGGGAATACTCTGGTAAGTACTACTTCTTTACAAATAACTGTGCTGATGAGGCATTTAAGCTCATTCAAATTGCAAAGAATAAAGAAAAAATCTATGAGAAGAATATAATCACTCCAGTTGGTATCTATAAGTATATCCAGGAAAATAACCTCTCAAAAGACTACTCATTTAATAGTCGCGAAGAAAATATAAGAAACTCTCTTCTCTACCCAAGCTTTGCAAAGAACTTAGATAAGAGTTTTGAGAACCTCTCTTCCAAGTACAAGAAAACGTTTAGACAGAAAATTAAAAGACCAAATATTAATAGAGCAGAGAGAAACTTTAGAGAGCAATATAGAAAGATTAGATCAATCTCTGAGTACTCAAAACTACCGACCTTGAAGAGAAGAGAGATTATTGAAGAGGTAATCAAAAAGAAAGATAGAAAGAACTTCTTAGATCTATTTGCAATAGAGACTCAGGCCAATTATGTGACAAATAATCAACTACTATCTCAAATGCAGGAGCTTGCCTCAAAGAGTAAAGATGAAGAAGCAAAAGAGATTTTCGCAAAGTTAGTTGAATTGAAGAACACTATTACATTTGGAACAAGTTCAAGTGAAAGTGGTTATGGAATTCCTCAGCTTGGAGATATTGAAAGTGTGATTACACCTGAGGTAGAAAGCGCAACTCTTGAACTAAGAGAAGTTAAAGAGCAACTACAAGAAAAATACAAAACTATATTTAAGAATGAATTTATACAAATGGAAGAGTCCAATTTTAACAAAACAATAATCAAAAAAGCACTTCGAGATGTTTTATAA
- the acnA gene encoding aconitate hydratase AcnA, whose amino-acid sequence MSKVKKSLNVDGKNYAYYSIKEAKALGLGNVDKLPKSLKVLLENLLRNENGTSVTWNDVEALNKWADSQKSDHEIAYHPARVVMQDFTGVPAVVDLAAMRNAMNVLGGDPQKINPLVPVDLVIDHSVQVEHFGTKEAFEQNVELEYERNAERYNFLKWGQKAFNNFRVVPPGTGIIHQVNLEYLADVVWTNDKDGETVAYPDTCVGTDSHTTMINGLAVLGWGVGGIEAEAAMLGQPVTMLIPEVVGFKLDGKLNEGVTATDLVLNVVEALRKHGVVGKFVEFYGPGMRDLSLADRATLANMAPEYGATCGFFPIDEKTIQYMKLSGRSDETVALVESYAKEQGLWAHEGEADPVFTSVVELDLSTVTPCISGPKRPQDKIVLDGANTKFTEEIFPKTFGYNPSDLHKEFAVEGEDFKMKHGNVVVAAITSCTNTSNPSVLVAAGLVAKKAAALGLQSKPWVKTSLAPGSKVVTDYLIESGLQEHLDTLGFNLVGYGCTTCIGNTGPLPAPISKSINDNDILATSVLSGNRNFEGRISPDVKANFLASPPLVVAYAIAGNLNVNVATDVLAKDKDGNDIYLKDIWPSNQEIEEVVLKHITSEMYKSRYSNVFEGDELWQKVQSPEGELYDWDEKSTYIANPTFFENIKDGAIDTYEVKDATILALLGDSVTTDHISPAGVIKMDQPAGKWLADRGVKQYDFNSYGSRRGNHHVMMRGTFANIRIKNELVPGVEGGYTKFLPTGEQMSIYDAAMKYKDAGTELVIIAGKEYGTGSSRDWAAKGTNLQGVKAVVTESFERIHRSNLIGMGVLPLQFPQGVTRKTLGLDGSEKISIKSLDGKLSPKQNFEMTITKADGSVEKVTLDSRVDTLDELNYFKNGGILQYVLRNLNS is encoded by the coding sequence ATGAGTAAGGTTAAAAAATCCCTTAATGTTGATGGTAAGAACTATGCTTATTATTCAATCAAAGAAGCTAAGGCCCTGGGTCTTGGAAATGTTGATAAGCTTCCAAAGTCTTTAAAAGTTTTATTAGAGAACCTTCTTAGAAATGAGAACGGTACAAGTGTAACTTGGAACGATGTTGAAGCTTTAAATAAGTGGGCAGACAGTCAAAAGTCTGATCATGAAATTGCTTATCACCCAGCAAGAGTTGTTATGCAGGATTTTACTGGTGTTCCAGCTGTTGTTGATTTAGCGGCCATGAGAAACGCTATGAATGTTCTTGGTGGTGATCCTCAAAAGATTAACCCTCTTGTACCGGTAGACCTTGTAATTGATCACTCTGTTCAAGTTGAGCACTTTGGTACTAAAGAAGCATTCGAGCAAAACGTAGAACTTGAATACGAAAGAAATGCTGAAAGATATAACTTCCTTAAGTGGGGACAAAAAGCATTTAATAACTTTAGAGTTGTTCCTCCTGGGACAGGGATTATTCACCAAGTAAACCTAGAGTATCTTGCAGACGTTGTTTGGACGAATGATAAAGACGGTGAAACTGTTGCTTACCCTGATACTTGTGTTGGTACAGACTCACACACTACTATGATTAATGGTCTAGCCGTTCTTGGTTGGGGTGTTGGTGGTATTGAAGCTGAAGCTGCAATGCTAGGACAGCCTGTAACAATGCTAATTCCTGAAGTTGTAGGATTTAAATTAGATGGAAAACTTAATGAAGGTGTTACTGCAACTGACCTTGTTCTTAACGTTGTTGAGGCCCTTCGTAAGCATGGTGTTGTTGGTAAATTCGTTGAGTTCTACGGACCAGGTATGAGAGACCTCTCTCTTGCTGATAGAGCAACTCTTGCCAATATGGCCCCTGAGTACGGTGCTACTTGTGGTTTCTTCCCAATTGATGAGAAGACTATTCAGTATATGAAACTTTCAGGAAGAAGCGACGAGACTGTTGCTCTAGTTGAGTCTTATGCGAAAGAGCAGGGGCTTTGGGCACACGAAGGTGAAGCTGATCCAGTATTCACAAGTGTTGTTGAGCTTGATCTCTCTACAGTAACTCCATGTATTTCAGGTCCAAAAAGACCACAAGATAAAATTGTTCTAGACGGAGCAAATACTAAATTTACAGAAGAGATCTTCCCTAAGACTTTTGGATATAATCCATCTGATCTTCACAAGGAATTTGCTGTTGAAGGTGAAGACTTTAAAATGAAGCACGGAAATGTTGTTGTTGCAGCAATCACTTCTTGTACGAATACTTCTAACCCTTCTGTACTTGTTGCAGCTGGACTTGTTGCTAAGAAAGCTGCGGCACTTGGTCTTCAGTCTAAGCCATGGGTTAAAACTTCTTTAGCTCCAGGTTCTAAAGTTGTAACTGACTACCTAATAGAATCAGGTCTTCAAGAGCACCTAGATACATTAGGTTTCAACCTTGTTGGTTACGGTTGTACAACTTGTATTGGAAACACAGGACCTCTTCCTGCACCAATTTCTAAGTCAATTAATGATAATGATATTCTTGCTACTTCAGTTCTGTCTGGAAATAGAAACTTCGAAGGAAGAATTTCTCCAGATGTAAAAGCAAACTTCCTAGCTTCTCCACCACTTGTTGTTGCTTATGCAATCGCAGGTAATTTAAATGTAAATGTTGCAACGGATGTTCTTGCTAAGGATAAAGATGGGAATGATATTTATCTAAAAGATATTTGGCCATCTAATCAAGAAATTGAAGAAGTTGTTCTTAAGCATATTACTTCTGAGATGTATAAGTCTCGTTATTCAAATGTTTTTGAAGGTGACGAACTTTGGCAAAAAGTACAATCTCCGGAAGGCGAGCTATATGATTGGGATGAGAAGTCTACATATATTGCAAACCCAACTTTCTTTGAAAATATTAAAGATGGAGCAATTGATACTTATGAAGTTAAAGACGCAACTATTCTTGCTCTTCTAGGTGACTCTGTAACTACTGACCATATCTCTCCAGCTGGTGTAATTAAAATGGATCAGCCTGCAGGTAAGTGGTTAGCTGATAGAGGCGTTAAGCAATATGACTTTAACTCTTATGGTTCACGTCGTGGTAACCACCATGTAATGATGAGAGGGACGTTTGCAAATATTAGAATTAAAAATGAATTAGTTCCTGGTGTAGAAGGTGGATATACAAAGTTCCTTCCAACTGGTGAACAAATGTCTATCTATGATGCAGCAATGAAGTACAAAGATGCTGGAACTGAACTTGTTATTATAGCAGGTAAAGAATATGGAACTGGATCATCTAGAGACTGGGCCGCAAAGGGAACTAATCTTCAAGGCGTGAAAGCTGTTGTAACTGAGTCTTTTGAAAGAATTCACAGATCAAACCTTATTGGTATGGGTGTTCTTCCTCTTCAATTCCCACAGGGAGTTACGAGAAAGACTTTAGGTCTTGATGGAAGTGAAAAAATCTCTATCAAGTCTCTTGATGGAAAGCTTTCTCCTAAGCAAAACTTTGAGATGACTATCACTAAAGCTGATGGAAGCGTTGAAAAAGTAACACTTGATTCAAGAGTTGATACTTTAGATGAGCTGAATTACTTTAAAAATGGTGGAATTCTCCAATACGTTTTAAGAAATTTAAATTCATAA
- a CDS encoding Dps family protein, with the protein MSINIGIAEGKRVETAKGLSHLLADSYTLYLKTHNYHWNVTGPMFTTLHEMFETHYNDLALAVDEIAERIRILGVRAPGTYKEFAELSNIKEDDTVPSANQMIQNLLSGHEQVVNTAKNLLPILDGGNDEGTLSLLSARIEYHEKTAWMLRSLLE; encoded by the coding sequence ATGAGTATTAATATTGGAATTGCAGAAGGAAAGAGAGTTGAAACAGCTAAGGGACTTAGTCACTTACTAGCTGATAGTTACACACTCTATCTTAAGACACACAATTATCACTGGAACGTAACTGGACCAATGTTTACAACTCTTCATGAAATGTTTGAGACTCATTACAACGACCTCGCACTTGCAGTTGATGAGATTGCTGAGAGGATTAGAATCTTAGGTGTTAGAGCACCAGGTACATATAAAGAGTTCGCAGAGCTTTCAAATATTAAAGAAGATGACACTGTTCCAAGTGCAAACCAAATGATTCAAAATCTTCTTTCTGGGCACGAGCAAGTTGTTAATACGGCCAAGAATCTACTACCTATTTTAGATGGTGGTAATGATGAAGGTACACTTTCACTTCTTAGTGCAAGAATTGAGTACCATGAGAAAACTGCGTGGATGCTTAGAAGTTTACTAGAATAG
- a CDS encoding acyl-CoA desaturase produces the protein MKARNIDWVNTLFLILTPLSAISLTALHIYKDGFMPSIFIAALVFACLCGISITVGYHRLFSHRTFEAAWPVKLFLLVFGAAAFQNSLLKWGSDHRVHHKFCDTEKDPYNINRGFFWAHMGWVMFREPSKFKDQFPMSRDLLKDELVVWQHKYYLPIAVLVGIVLPGLVGYLLGSALGGFAVIGFARIVAVHHSTFLINSLCHVLGAKTYSDEHTAKDSPIMALFTFGEGYHNFHHTFQADYRNGVKWYHFDPSKWAIWSLSKVGMAKKLKRVPETTIRNARIKMEQKRFAASGAANLISNQG, from the coding sequence ATGAAAGCTAGAAATATTGATTGGGTGAATACACTCTTCCTTATCCTGACACCTTTAAGCGCTATTAGCTTAACAGCACTACATATCTACAAAGATGGTTTTATGCCATCTATCTTTATTGCTGCACTCGTCTTTGCGTGCCTATGTGGAATTTCTATTACTGTTGGTTACCACAGACTTTTCTCTCACCGAACATTTGAAGCAGCATGGCCTGTTAAATTATTTCTTCTTGTTTTTGGTGCAGCGGCTTTTCAAAACTCACTTCTAAAGTGGGGAAGTGATCATAGAGTTCACCATAAATTCTGTGATACAGAAAAAGATCCTTACAATATTAATAGAGGTTTCTTTTGGGCCCACATGGGTTGGGTTATGTTTAGAGAGCCTTCAAAATTTAAAGATCAATTTCCGATGTCTAGGGACCTTCTAAAAGACGAGTTAGTCGTTTGGCAACATAAGTACTATCTACCAATTGCTGTTCTTGTTGGCATTGTCCTTCCTGGTCTTGTTGGTTACTTACTTGGTAGTGCTCTTGGTGGATTTGCTGTGATTGGTTTCGCAAGAATTGTTGCCGTTCACCACTCAACATTTCTAATAAACTCTCTATGCCATGTACTTGGAGCGAAGACTTACTCTGATGAGCATACTGCCAAAGATAGTCCAATCATGGCGCTATTCACTTTTGGAGAGGGTTATCATAATTTTCACCACACATTTCAAGCAGATTATAGAAACGGAGTTAAGTGGTACCACTTTGATCCAAGTAAGTGGGCGATCTGGTCTTTGTCTAAAGTAGGCATGGCCAAGAAACTCAAAAGAGTTCCTGAGACTACAATTAGAAATGCTAGAATTAAAATGGAACAAAAGAGATTTGCCGCTTCAGGAGCAGCAAACCTTATAAGTAATCAGGGATAA